One window from the genome of Roseomonas haemaphysalidis encodes:
- a CDS encoding GOLPH3/VPS74 family protein produces MPLTMPEELLLLMLDDETGRLTDRAAPAGDYALVGAMLAELALEERIDTDPPRLRVKSPAPTGDTVLDGVLTRIQAEPEPQDSRWWIETLAQDAEQYRTAFFDRLVQRGILKAEEGRFLWLFSERRYPVISDKEEREVKARLMAVIFEDGEPEARDALLIGLSRAAGLFPLMLAPAELERAQPRIEAVSRHEALNQTVADAVRDIFAEVARYAPMM; encoded by the coding sequence ATGCCGCTGACCATGCCGGAGGAACTGCTCCTCCTGATGCTGGACGACGAGACCGGGCGCCTGACCGACCGTGCCGCGCCGGCGGGCGACTATGCCCTGGTCGGCGCCATGCTGGCCGAACTGGCGTTGGAAGAGCGGATCGACACGGACCCCCCGCGCCTGCGCGTGAAAAGCCCCGCCCCCACGGGCGACACCGTCCTGGACGGCGTTCTGACCCGCATCCAGGCCGAGCCGGAGCCGCAGGACAGCCGCTGGTGGATCGAGACCCTGGCGCAGGATGCCGAGCAATACCGGACCGCCTTTTTCGACCGGCTGGTGCAACGCGGCATCCTGAAGGCCGAGGAAGGGCGCTTCCTGTGGCTGTTTTCCGAGCGCCGCTACCCGGTGATCTCGGACAAGGAGGAACGCGAGGTCAAGGCCCGGCTGATGGCCGTGATCTTCGAGGATGGCGAGCCCGAGGCGCGCGATGCGCTGCTGATCGGCCTGTCCCGCGCCGCCGGCCTGTTCCCCCTGATGCTGGCACCGGCCGAGCTGGAACGCGCCCAGCCGCGCATCGAGGCCGTGTCCCGCCACGAGGCGCTGAACCAGACCGTGGCCGATGCCGTGCGCGACATCTTCGCGGAAGTGGCCCGCTACGCGCCGATGATGTGA
- the lpxB gene encoding lipid-A-disaccharide synthase codes for MTLVYLVAGEASGDLLGARLIAALRAARPELQFAGVGGERMAEQGFASLFPMRELAVMGILEVLPNIRRLSRRLDETVAEIVARRPAVVVTIDSPGFGLRIAARVKPQGFPVLHYVAPQVWAWRPGRVKRIAREVDRILALLPFEAPFFEKAGIPVDFVGHSILESGADRGDAARFRALHGIADHERVVLVMPGSRRSEVGRLLPTFGAALRLAAARVPHLRPVVPLAGPVEEAVRAVAGNWHPAPILVRDVAEKYDAFAAAEAGLIKSGTSSLEVALAGVPMVVGYKLNPLTAVIARRLVKVPHISIVNLLAERRIIPELVQEVCTPENLAAELVRLLTDPAAARAQRDGFASVFDLLRPPGGVPSEAAAQAVLRAIDAR; via the coding sequence ATGACGCTGGTCTATCTGGTGGCGGGCGAGGCCTCGGGCGACCTGCTGGGGGCGCGGCTGATCGCGGCGCTGCGCGCGGCGCGGCCCGAGTTGCAATTCGCCGGCGTCGGCGGCGAACGGATGGCCGAGCAGGGCTTTGCCTCGCTGTTTCCCATGCGCGAGCTGGCGGTGATGGGCATCCTGGAAGTGCTGCCCAACATCCGCCGCCTGTCCCGCCGGCTGGACGAGACGGTGGCCGAGATCGTCGCGCGCCGGCCCGCCGTGGTGGTGACGATCGACAGCCCCGGCTTCGGCCTGCGCATCGCGGCGCGGGTGAAGCCGCAGGGCTTCCCGGTGCTGCACTACGTCGCGCCGCAGGTCTGGGCCTGGCGCCCCGGGCGGGTGAAGCGCATCGCGCGCGAGGTGGACCGCATCCTGGCGCTGCTGCCCTTCGAGGCACCGTTCTTCGAGAAGGCCGGCATCCCGGTCGATTTCGTCGGTCATTCCATCCTGGAGTCCGGCGCCGACCGGGGCGATGCCGCCCGCTTCCGCGCCCTGCACGGCATCGCGGATCACGAGCGGGTCGTGCTGGTGATGCCCGGCAGCCGCCGCAGCGAGGTCGGCCGCCTGTTGCCCACCTTCGGCGCCGCGCTGCGCCTGGCCGCCGCCCGCGTGCCGCACCTGCGCCCCGTCGTGCCGCTGGCCGGGCCGGTGGAGGAAGCGGTGCGCGCCGTCGCCGGTAACTGGCACCCCGCGCCGATCCTGGTACGCGACGTGGCCGAGAAATACGATGCCTTTGCCGCAGCCGAGGCGGGGCTGATCAAGTCCGGCACCTCTTCGCTGGAGGTGGCGCTGGCCGGCGTGCCGATGGTGGTGGGCTACAAGCTGAACCCGCTGACCGCCGTGATCGCGCGGCGGCTGGTGAAGGTGCCGCACATCTCCATCGTCAACCTGCTGGCGGAGCGGCGCATCATCCCGGAGCTGGTGCAGGAGGTCTGCACGCCGGAGAACCTCGCGGCCGAACTGGTCCGCCTGCTGACCGACCCCGCCGCCGCCCGGGCGCAGCGCGACGGCTTCGCCAGCGTCTTCGACCTGCTGCGCCCGCCCGGCGGCGTGCCGAGCGAGGCCGCGGCGCAGGCGGTGCTGCGGGCGATCGACGCGCGCTAG
- a CDS encoding LysR family transcriptional regulator translates to MHLPLNALRAFEAAARQLSFTRAGLELRVTQAAVSHQVKALEDMLGVPLFRRLPRGLALTEEGEALLPVLSDSFRRIAATLERFEGGRLREVLVLGAVGTVVSGWLLARLPEFRAAHPFVDLRLLTNNNRVDLAGEGLDCAIRFGDGAWHGTEATRLFTAPLSPLCAPALAERLGQPADLMREVLLRSYRVDEWARWFALSDLEAPAVRGFVFDSSLTMAEAAVQGTGVALLPARMFERDLRQGRLVRPFAPEVTLGAYWLTRLKSREETPAMAAFRQWLLAQPEVAA, encoded by the coding sequence ATGCACCTGCCGCTCAATGCCCTGCGCGCCTTCGAGGCCGCCGCACGCCAGCTCAGCTTCACCCGCGCCGGGCTGGAGCTGCGGGTGACGCAGGCCGCCGTCAGCCATCAGGTCAAGGCGCTGGAGGACATGCTGGGCGTGCCGCTGTTCCGCCGCCTGCCACGCGGCCTCGCGCTGACGGAGGAAGGCGAGGCGCTGCTGCCGGTGCTGAGCGACAGCTTCCGTCGCATCGCCGCCACGCTGGAGCGGTTCGAGGGCGGGCGGCTGCGAGAGGTGCTGGTGCTGGGCGCCGTGGGCACGGTGGTGTCCGGCTGGCTGCTGGCGCGGCTGCCGGAATTCCGGGCCGCGCACCCCTTCGTGGACCTGCGGCTGCTGACCAACAACAACCGTGTGGACCTGGCGGGCGAGGGGCTGGATTGCGCCATTCGCTTCGGCGATGGCGCCTGGCACGGCACGGAAGCGACGCGGCTGTTCACCGCGCCGTTGTCGCCGCTGTGCGCCCCCGCGCTGGCGGAACGCCTGGGGCAGCCGGCGGACCTGATGCGCGAGGTGTTGCTGCGCTCCTACCGCGTTGACGAATGGGCACGCTGGTTCGCGCTGTCCGACCTGGAAGCACCGGCGGTGCGCGGCTTCGTGTTCGATTCCTCGCTGACCATGGCAGAGGCCGCCGTGCAGGGCACCGGCGTCGCGCTGCTGCCGGCGCGGATGTTTGAGCGCGACCTGCGCCAGGGCCGGCTGGTGCGGCCCTTCGCGCCGGAAGTGACGCTGGGCGCCTATTGGCTGACACGCTTGAAGTCGCGCGAGGAAACGCCGGCCATGGCGGCCTTTCGCCAATGGCTGCTGGCGCAGCCGGAGGTGGCGGCCTAG
- the bla gene encoding class A beta-lactamase: MINRRQWLGGALLALGAKRAWAQGGLAADFARIERQIGGRLGVAVLGTGGRVGHRVDERFPLGSTYKLLAAAGVLARVDAGQDRLDRRIRFSRADLVTYSPATEQHAGGPGMTLDAVCEAAMILSDNTAGNLLFDALGGPAGLTAWLRGLGDGMTRLDRIETALNEATPGDPRDTTSPAAMLGNLQKLLLGDALSAASRDRLAGWLRNNRTGDARLRARLPPGWQAGEKTGTSSHGTSNDVGLLWPPGGGKPVLVAAFITECPAPPARRDAALAEVGALVAAAA, translated from the coding sequence ATGATCAACAGGCGGCAATGGCTGGGCGGGGCGCTGCTGGCGCTGGGTGCCAAGCGGGCATGGGCGCAGGGCGGCCTGGCCGCGGACTTCGCGCGGATCGAGCGGCAGATCGGCGGGCGGCTCGGCGTCGCGGTTCTGGGCACGGGCGGCCGGGTCGGGCACCGTGTGGATGAGCGCTTTCCGCTTGGCAGCACCTACAAGCTGCTGGCAGCGGCCGGGGTGCTGGCACGGGTGGATGCCGGGCAGGACCGCCTGGACCGCCGCATCCGCTTTTCCCGCGCGGATCTGGTGACCTATTCCCCCGCCACGGAGCAGCATGCCGGCGGCCCCGGCATGACGCTGGACGCGGTGTGCGAGGCGGCGATGATCTTGAGCGACAACACCGCCGGCAACCTGTTGTTCGACGCGCTGGGCGGACCCGCCGGGCTGACCGCCTGGCTGCGCGGGCTTGGCGACGGCATGACGCGGCTGGACCGCATCGAGACCGCGCTGAACGAGGCCACCCCCGGCGACCCGCGCGACACCACCTCCCCCGCCGCCATGCTGGGCAATCTGCAAAAGCTGCTGCTGGGCGATGCGCTGTCGGCGGCCTCCCGCGACAGACTCGCCGGCTGGCTGCGGAACAACCGCACCGGCGATGCCCGGCTGCGCGCCCGCCTGCCGCCCGGCTGGCAGGCCGGCGAGAAGACCGGCACCTCCTCGCACGGCACCAGCAACGACGTGGGGCTGCTGTGGCCGCCGGGTGGCGGCAAGCCCGTGCTGGTGGCGGCTTTTATTACGGAATGCCCCGCCCCGCCGGCGCGCCGCGATGCCGCGCTGGCCGAGGTGGGTGCCCTGGTGGCGGCCGCCGCCTAG
- a CDS encoding GNAT family N-acetyltransferase — MALRFETLTGDALQPWLFALSRLRLSVFREWPYLYHGDRGAEARYLRDYARAPGASVVLALDGSHPVGAATCAPMNGWARAAFSAAGRDPAAYCYFGESVLLPRYRGQGAGVRFFELREAQARALGLARATFCGVRRAADDPRRPAGHVPLDQFWRNRGYAPAGISGTLRWREVAARGEQPHVLDFWERLL; from the coding sequence ATGGCCCTCCGCTTCGAAACCCTGACCGGCGATGCGCTGCAGCCCTGGCTGTTCGCGCTGTCCCGCCTGCGCCTTTCGGTGTTCCGGGAATGGCCTTACCTGTATCACGGCGATCGGGGCGCCGAGGCGCGTTACCTGCGTGACTATGCCCGCGCGCCCGGTGCCTCCGTCGTGCTGGCGCTGGATGGCAGCCACCCGGTCGGTGCCGCCACCTGCGCGCCCATGAACGGCTGGGCGCGCGCCGCCTTCAGCGCCGCCGGCCGCGATCCTGCGGCCTATTGCTACTTCGGCGAAAGCGTCTTGCTGCCGCGATATCGTGGCCAGGGCGCAGGCGTGCGCTTCTTCGAATTGCGCGAAGCGCAGGCCCGCGCGCTGGGCCTGGCCCGCGCCACCTTCTGCGGCGTGCGCCGCGCGGCGGATGACCCGCGCCGCCCGGCCGGCCACGTGCCGCTGGACCAGTTCTGGCGCAACCGGGGCTACGCACCCGCCGGCATCAGCGGCACGCTGCGCTGGCGCGAGGTCGCCGCGCGCGGCGAACAACCGCATGTGCTGGACTTCTGGGAACGCCTGCTGTGA
- a CDS encoding carbon-nitrogen hydrolase family protein, whose translation MSKPLRLALLQYPVERPAGIAAFRAKLDRWLAGAAAAGAELAVLPEYACVELGAALTGSDVADEAAELAAMVAAAPDILDAMRDAARRAGLWLLPGTLPVRDADGLVRNRAPLITPEGLMATQDKHSMTRFERERWGVSPGGGPKVFSTPWGLIGISVCYDVEFPKHVRAQVEAGAWLVLAPSCTDTPHGFNRVRVSAAARAVENQCFIAITPTVGTAPWSAALDANRGHAAVFGPIDRGFPEDGVIARGALDMPQWLFATLDPARIEAVRKDGAVLNHRDWPKRSFGRPAVVVPA comes from the coding sequence GTGAGCAAGCCGCTTCGCCTCGCCCTGCTGCAATACCCGGTGGAGCGGCCCGCCGGCATCGCCGCCTTCCGTGCCAAGCTGGACCGGTGGCTAGCCGGGGCGGCCGCCGCCGGCGCGGAGCTGGCGGTGCTGCCGGAATACGCCTGCGTGGAGCTGGGCGCGGCTTTGACCGGCAGCGACGTGGCCGACGAGGCCGCCGAGCTGGCCGCGATGGTTGCCGCCGCGCCGGATATCCTGGACGCCATGCGCGACGCTGCCCGCCGCGCCGGGCTGTGGCTGCTGCCCGGCACCTTGCCGGTGCGCGACGCCGACGGGCTGGTGCGCAACCGCGCGCCGCTGATCACGCCAGAGGGCCTGATGGCAACGCAGGACAAGCACAGCATGACGCGCTTCGAGCGCGAGCGCTGGGGCGTCTCGCCCGGTGGCGGGCCGAAGGTGTTTTCCACCCCGTGGGGGCTGATCGGCATTTCCGTTTGCTACGACGTGGAATTTCCCAAGCATGTGCGGGCGCAGGTGGAGGCCGGCGCCTGGCTGGTGCTGGCGCCGTCCTGCACGGACACGCCGCACGGCTTCAACCGCGTGCGCGTTTCCGCCGCCGCGCGGGCGGTGGAAAACCAGTGCTTCATCGCCATCACGCCCACGGTCGGCACGGCGCCCTGGTCGGCGGCGCTGGACGCCAACCGGGGCCATGCCGCCGTCTTCGGCCCGATCGACCGCGGCTTTCCGGAAGACGGCGTGATCGCCCGCGGCGCGCTGGACATGCCGCAATGGCTGTTCGCGACGCTGGACCCGGCGCGGATCGAGGCGGTGCGCAAGGATGGTGCGGTGCTGAACCACCGGGACTGGCCCAAGCGCTCCTTCGGCCGCCCCGCCGTCGTGGTGCCGGCATGA
- a CDS encoding CobW family GTP-binding protein, with product MATDTLVPITVLTGFLGAGKTTLLNTLLRAPEMARTAVLINEFGDVGLDHLLVEALEDDAVLLQAGCLCCTIRGDLSAALARLAERMAAGQAVDRVVLETTGLADPVPILQTLLADPATQRHFALAGVVTLVDAANGLNTLNRQPEAVRQVAVADRLLVSKPDLVDDTAMQALLARLRGINPGIVPVPVRDGAASPEALLGQRRFDPADQGQAVRGWLDEAAWDHHGHHHHHDRNRHDAGIHAFSLSFDTPLPWQGLATWLEMLTATRGESLLRVKGILDLQGQDRPVAIHGVQHVWHAPVLLAGWPDGEPRRSRIVFILRDLPRAVVEDGLAAFVAASATA from the coding sequence ATGGCCACTGACACCCTGGTCCCCATCACGGTGCTGACCGGCTTTCTGGGCGCCGGCAAGACCACGCTGCTCAACACGCTGCTGCGGGCGCCGGAGATGGCGCGCACCGCGGTGCTGATCAACGAGTTCGGCGATGTCGGCCTGGACCACCTGCTGGTGGAGGCGCTGGAGGACGATGCGGTGCTGCTGCAGGCCGGCTGCCTGTGCTGCACCATTCGTGGCGACCTGTCCGCCGCCCTGGCGCGGCTGGCCGAGCGCATGGCCGCGGGGCAGGCGGTGGACCGCGTGGTGCTGGAAACCACCGGCCTCGCCGACCCCGTTCCCATTCTGCAGACCCTGCTGGCCGACCCCGCCACCCAGCGGCACTTCGCCCTGGCCGGGGTGGTGACGCTGGTGGATGCCGCCAACGGCTTGAACACGCTGAACCGCCAGCCCGAGGCGGTGCGGCAGGTGGCGGTGGCCGACCGGCTGCTGGTCAGCAAGCCCGACCTGGTGGACGACACGGCCATGCAGGCCCTGCTCGCCCGCCTGCGCGGCATCAATCCCGGCATTGTGCCCGTTCCCGTGCGCGACGGCGCCGCATCGCCGGAAGCCCTGCTCGGCCAGCGCCGCTTCGACCCGGCCGACCAGGGCCAGGCCGTGCGCGGCTGGCTGGACGAAGCCGCCTGGGACCACCACGGGCACCACCACCATCACGACCGCAACCGCCACGACGCCGGCATCCACGCCTTTTCCCTCAGCTTTGACACGCCCCTGCCCTGGCAGGGGCTGGCGACCTGGCTGGAGATGCTGACTGCCACGCGGGGCGAGTCGCTGCTGCGGGTCAAGGGCATCCTGGACCTGCAGGGTCAGGACCGGCCGGTGGCGATCCATGGCGTGCAGCATGTGTGGCATGCGCCGGTGCTGCTGGCCGGCTGGCCGGACGGCGAGCCACGCCGGTCGCGCATCGTTTTCATCCTGCGCGACCTGCCGCGGGCGGTCGTGGAGGACGGGCTGGCGGCCTTCGTGGCGGCATCGGCCACCGCCTAG
- the hisI gene encoding phosphoribosyl-AMP cyclohydrolase yields the protein MSSTTIADPALRARFIAATRFDANGLVPVIAQAHDTGEVLMMAWANAEALDETLATGRVVYFSRSRNALWRKGETSGQFQHLVDLRLDCDGDTVLALVRQDGVACHTGRRSCFFRALRDGGLAAIAAPEVDPAQLYGHAHGH from the coding sequence ATGTCTAGCACCACCATCGCCGACCCTGCCCTGCGCGCCCGCTTCATCGCCGCCACGCGCTTCGATGCCAATGGGCTGGTGCCCGTGATCGCCCAGGCGCATGACACGGGCGAGGTGCTGATGATGGCCTGGGCCAATGCCGAAGCGCTGGACGAAACCCTCGCCACCGGGCGCGTGGTGTATTTCAGCCGCAGCCGCAATGCCCTGTGGCGCAAGGGCGAGACCTCCGGCCAGTTCCAGCATCTGGTGGACCTGCGCCTGGATTGCGATGGCGACACCGTGCTGGCCTTGGTGCGGCAGGACGGCGTGGCCTGCCACACCGGCCGCCGTTCCTGCTTCTTCCGGGCTCTGCGCGATGGCGGGCTGGCCGCCATCGCGGCGCCCGAGGTTGACCCGGCACAGCTTTACGGCCACGCCCATGGCCACTGA
- a CDS encoding Fur family transcriptional regulator, with translation MAMDGQEIESTLPAPLRQALDDADARCARAGAQLTPLRRQVLGLVLEAEQPLGAYALLDRLKASRPGAAPPTVYRALDFLLEQGLIHKVERLNAFVGCVEGGHGHEGHGHDHPHQFLICRDCGLTVEITDHGVAQAVTAAASRSGFTVPQATVEIEGRCATCTAAAA, from the coding sequence ATGGCCATGGACGGACAGGAGATCGAGAGCACGCTGCCGGCCCCGCTGCGGCAGGCGCTGGATGACGCCGACGCACGCTGCGCCCGTGCCGGCGCGCAGCTCACCCCGCTGCGGCGGCAGGTGCTGGGCCTGGTGCTGGAAGCCGAGCAGCCGCTGGGTGCCTATGCGTTGCTGGACCGCCTCAAGGCCAGCCGCCCGGGCGCCGCGCCGCCCACGGTCTACCGCGCGCTGGACTTCCTGCTGGAGCAGGGGCTGATCCACAAGGTGGAGCGGCTGAATGCCTTTGTCGGCTGCGTGGAAGGCGGGCACGGGCACGAGGGCCACGGGCACGACCACCCGCACCAGTTCCTGATCTGCCGCGACTGCGGCTTGACGGTGGAGATCACCGACCATGGCGTGGCGCAGGCGGTGACGGCCGCCGCGTCCAGGTCCGGCTTCACGGTGCCGCAGGCGACGGTGGAGATTGAGGGCCGCTGCGCCACCTGCACGGCGGCGGCGGCCTGA
- a CDS encoding SDR family oxidoreductase: MSQTPSPVALVTGGAHGIGAGIATLLAANGWRVVTADLKPAPGAPGRHVVADVAEEAAVAALAEGIQTQEGRLDALVCNAGIMIRKPVEELSLAEWQKVLGTNLTSAFLLSKACAPLLRQSGRGAIVCIASTRAHMSEPDTEAYAATKGGLVALTHALAVSLGPAIRVNCVSPGWIDVAGEALRPEDHAQHPAGRVGQPRDIAALVAWLIGPEAGFVTGAEFISDGGMTRKMIYAE; this comes from the coding sequence ATGAGCCAGACCCCCTCCCCCGTCGCATTGGTCACCGGCGGCGCGCACGGCATCGGCGCCGGCATCGCCACGCTGCTGGCCGCGAACGGCTGGCGCGTGGTGACGGCCGACCTGAAGCCGGCCCCCGGCGCACCCGGCCGCCACGTGGTGGCCGACGTGGCGGAGGAGGCGGCGGTGGCCGCGCTGGCCGAGGGCATCCAGACGCAGGAAGGGCGGCTAGACGCGCTGGTCTGCAACGCCGGTATCATGATCCGCAAGCCGGTGGAGGAGCTGTCGCTCGCCGAATGGCAAAAGGTGCTGGGCACCAACCTGACCAGCGCCTTTCTGCTGTCCAAGGCCTGCGCGCCGCTGTTGCGGCAGTCCGGGCGGGGGGCGATCGTCTGCATCGCCTCCACCCGCGCGCATATGTCGGAACCCGATACCGAGGCCTACGCCGCCACCAAGGGCGGGCTGGTGGCGCTGACGCATGCGCTGGCGGTCAGCCTCGGCCCCGCCATCCGCGTCAACTGCGTCAGCCCCGGCTGGATCGACGTGGCGGGCGAGGCGCTGCGGCCGGAGGATCACGCGCAGCACCCGGCCGGGCGGGTGGGGCAACCGCGTGACATCGCCGCGCTGGTGGCCTGGCTGATCGGGCCGGAAGCGGGCTTCGTCACGGGTGCCGAGTTCATCAGCGACGGCGGCATGACCCGCAAGATGATCTACGCCGAGTAG
- the glgX gene encoding glycogen debranching protein GlgX gives MQGRPNPLGATWTGLGVNFALFSANATKVELCLFDNTGETELERIELPEYTNEVFHGFLPDARPGTVYAYRVHGPYEPDAGHRFNPNKLLLDPYTLSHVGDLKWDHALFGYTIGHPDNDLSFDERDSAQFMPKCRVVDPAFTWGNDRRPRIPWERTVFYETHVKGITKRHPLVPEDQRGTYAGLGNREVIQHIKSLGVTSVELLPIHFFLNDDYLLDKGMVNYWGYNSLGFFSPARRYARTPDFAFSEFKEMVARLHDAGLEVIMDVVYNHTAEGNERGATLSFKGIDNASYYRLLPDQPRYYINDTGTGNTVNLSHPRVLQMVTDSLRYWVNEMHVDGFRFDLGTILAREPHGFDDQSAFLKACNQDPLLADVKLIAEPWDIGPGGYQVGNFAPGWAEWNDKYRDTVRGFWVGEEGSAADLGKRLSGSADLFDHHGRKPWATVNFLAAHDGFTVNDLVTYNEKHNEANGEENRDGHSHNRSFNYGVEGPTDDPAINAVRERQIRNMIATLYLSQGTPMLLAGDEFGRTQGGNNNAYCQDNEISWLDWNWGEKGEHLVNFVQRLARLRERFPVLRRGRFLSGDHHEASGTKALSWWNPSGEEMTAEDWQNPSTKCLARMLDGRAQESGIKVAARDETLLMILNAHDEAVEFVLPDSADGREWVRLLDTNVVGEEEDEEPAFPIGESYTVTGRSLLLFRLRTNSRKAPAAAAE, from the coding sequence ATGCAGGGGCGGCCCAACCCCCTGGGCGCCACCTGGACCGGCCTTGGCGTCAACTTCGCGCTGTTTTCCGCCAACGCGACCAAGGTGGAGCTGTGCCTGTTCGACAACACAGGCGAAACGGAGCTGGAGCGGATCGAGCTGCCGGAATACACCAACGAGGTGTTCCACGGCTTTCTGCCGGACGCGCGGCCGGGCACGGTCTACGCCTATCGCGTCCATGGCCCCTACGAGCCGGATGCCGGCCACCGCTTCAACCCGAACAAGCTGCTGCTGGACCCCTACACGCTGAGCCATGTGGGCGACCTCAAGTGGGACCACGCGCTGTTCGGCTACACCATCGGCCATCCGGACAACGACCTGTCCTTTGACGAGCGCGACAGCGCCCAGTTCATGCCGAAGTGCCGCGTGGTCGACCCCGCCTTCACCTGGGGCAACGACCGCCGCCCGCGCATCCCCTGGGAGCGCACGGTGTTCTACGAGACCCACGTCAAGGGCATCACCAAGCGCCACCCGCTGGTGCCCGAGGACCAGCGCGGCACCTATGCGGGCCTGGGCAACCGCGAGGTCATCCAGCACATCAAGTCGCTGGGCGTGACGTCGGTCGAGCTGCTGCCGATCCACTTCTTCCTGAACGACGACTACCTGCTCGACAAGGGCATGGTGAACTACTGGGGCTACAACAGCCTGGGCTTCTTCTCGCCGGCGCGGCGCTACGCCCGCACGCCGGACTTCGCCTTCTCCGAGTTCAAGGAGATGGTGGCGCGGCTGCACGACGCCGGCCTCGAAGTGATCATGGACGTGGTCTACAACCACACGGCCGAGGGCAACGAGCGCGGCGCCACGCTGTCCTTCAAGGGCATCGACAACGCCAGCTACTACCGTCTGCTGCCCGACCAGCCGCGCTACTACATCAACGACACCGGCACCGGGAACACCGTCAACCTGTCGCACCCGCGCGTGCTGCAGATGGTGACGGACAGCCTGCGCTACTGGGTCAACGAGATGCATGTCGATGGCTTCCGCTTCGACCTCGGCACCATCCTGGCGCGCGAGCCGCATGGCTTCGACGACCAGTCCGCCTTCCTCAAGGCCTGCAACCAGGACCCGCTGCTGGCGGACGTGAAGCTGATCGCTGAGCCCTGGGACATCGGCCCGGGCGGCTATCAGGTCGGCAACTTCGCGCCCGGCTGGGCCGAATGGAACGACAAGTACCGCGACACCGTGCGTGGCTTCTGGGTGGGCGAGGAAGGCAGCGCCGCCGACCTGGGCAAGCGGCTGTCCGGCTCGGCCGACCTGTTCGACCATCATGGCCGCAAGCCCTGGGCGACGGTCAATTTCCTGGCCGCGCATGACGGCTTCACCGTCAACGACCTCGTCACCTACAACGAGAAGCACAACGAGGCGAATGGCGAGGAGAACCGCGACGGCCATTCGCATAACCGCTCCTTCAACTACGGCGTCGAAGGCCCGACCGACGACCCCGCGATCAACGCGGTGCGCGAGCGGCAGATCCGCAACATGATCGCCACCCTGTACCTGTCGCAGGGCACACCCATGCTGCTGGCGGGCGACGAGTTCGGCCGCACCCAGGGCGGCAACAACAATGCCTATTGCCAGGACAACGAGATTTCCTGGCTGGACTGGAACTGGGGCGAGAAGGGCGAGCACCTCGTCAACTTCGTGCAGCGGCTGGCCCGGTTGCGGGAACGCTTTCCCGTGCTGCGCCGCGGCCGCTTCCTGTCCGGCGACCATCACGAGGCCAGTGGCACCAAGGCGCTGTCCTGGTGGAACCCGTCGGGCGAGGAGATGACGGCGGAAGACTGGCAGAACCCCAGCACCAAGTGTCTGGCCCGCATGCTGGACGGCCGGGCGCAGGAAAGCGGCATCAAGGTCGCGGCGCGCGACGAGACGCTGCTGATGATCCTCAACGCGCATGACGAGGCGGTGGAGTTCGTGCTGCCCGACAGCGCCGACGGACGCGAATGGGTGCGGCTGCTGGACACCAATGTGGTGGGCGAGGAGGAAGACGAAGAACCGGCCTTCCCGATCGGCGAAAGCTACACGGTGACCGGCCGTTCGCTCCTGCTGTTCCGTTTGCGGACCAACAGCCGCAAGGCGCCCGCCGCCGCCGCGGAGTGA